Below is a window of Hydrogenovibrio crunogenus DNA.
TTTTGTTTTGATAAAAAACTTCATCAGAATAAATAATGGTTTGTTTGGTATTGGGAGTCAGCTTTGGAATTTGCCAGCTGGTAGATTCAAAGATTTGCCAACTGTGGGTCAGAGACAGAGGCTTCGATTGGACGGAAGAGGCATCTCTATTGATGGATTGTTTGAATGCGATGGTTAAAACAACCAGTGCCGCTACAAATAATAAAATGACGGAAAGTTTTTTTGACATGACAGCCTGATATTCGTGTTTTTTGCTGTCTGCGGCAATCGCTGCAAAGCATTAAAACACGCTGATTTACGTAATGGGTAAGATTGTATCAGACTTCTTTACGTAAATAAAAATCCATGTGAGCTTGCCACAGATCCTGAGATTTAAGAATCAGTTCGCAAATTTCGCGCACGCATCCCTGTCCACCTTTAAATTTCGAAATATAGTCCACGCGTGGTTTAACTTCATGGTCTGCATCCAAAGGACATACAGATAGACCAACACGGGTTAATATCGGAAGGTCTAAGATGTCATCTCCGATGTAGGCAATTTCGTTAAAGTGTAAACCGAGTTTTTCGACCAGGTTTAAAAAGGTTGGCAGCTTGTCTGGAACCCCTTGATATAAATGCTTGACCTTTAAATCCTGCATTCTTTTTTCAGTTAATGGAGATTTACGTCCAGTTATGATACCGATTTCAATCCCGCTTTTTTGTAGCATGACCATGCCATGACCATCACGGGTAAAGAAAGCTTTATACTCCAGTCCATCATCACCATAAATCAGTTTATTGTCAGAAAGGACGCCATCGATATCTAGAATCAGCAGTTTGATCTTCGATGCTTTATCGATTAAGTGTTGTTCAATAGACATGTTTGAATTCCTTTAGCCTGCGACGCTTCTGAAGTAAAGTAATAGCATATAACCAATGAAGCTGATTAACAGAATGTAGCCTTCTGTTTTGGTAATTACCGCTTTGCCTTTTCTAGGGAGTGCTACTAATAGCATAGCCAGTGTTAAGGCAAGCATAATAGGATAGTCGAGTAATAAAGTCGCATTGTCAATAACCGAAGGAGCAATCAATGCAGGCATTGACATAACGGCTAATAAATTAAATAGGTTTGAACCTAGAATATTCCCGATCATTAGATCGGCCTCGCCTTTTTTAGCTGCTGTAATAGCGGCTGCAAGTTCTGGTAAACTTGTTCCAATCGCAACAATGGTTAGACCAATAATCATTTCAGGAACATGAAAGAAGTGCGCAATTTCAACCGCACCCCAAACCATCATCTTGGCACTGATCATTAATATGACCAGCCCTAAGATAAGAAAGCTTAACGCTTTTTGGTTGCTTAATTTGGGAAGGTCTTCAAGTTCTTCGATGGTTTCTTCTGCTAGAGGGTCATTCGGATTGATGTTTTTATTTGCTCGGATCATCCAGGTCATTACGATTAACAGTAAGGCCAGTAGAATGATGCCGTCTGTGAAATCTAAATCCTGATCCAACATCAGCAAAATACCCACTAAAGAGATGGCGAGTAAGATTGGGAATTCGCGCTTAAGAAGTGAAGACTTGATCACTACGGGAGAGATGATTGCTGTAACCCCGAGCACTAAACCAATATTAGCAATGTTTGATCCCACCACGTTCCCAATTGCTAACCCGGGGCTGTCATCGATAGAGGCCAATATCGCCACTAAAATTTCCGGAGCGGAGGTACCAAACCCTAAGACGACAACGCCAATAATGAGCGGTGAAATGTTCATGTGAATCGCCGTGCTGGCAGCACCTTCAATGAAGATGTCAGAGCTCCAAACCAAGAGGGCTAAACCTACGAATAAAACAATTAGTGGTAGAATGAGGCTACTTGTCATGTAATGTCTTTTGCTTGTTTTTCTTTTCAAGTTGAAAAATATAAAGCCAACATTATATGTTTTTTTATAATGAAAATAAATAAAGTTTATAAAGCGCAAGGAAGTAAACGTGGACAACTTAATCATCGGTACACAAGGCTGGGAGTCCGAAAGCTGGTTAGACTCTTTTTATCAGGAAGATATGCCTGAAGATTGGCGGCTTGATTATTACAGTAATTTTTTTGAGTGTGTATTAGTTGAAGAATCTGTGTGGCGGTCATGGTCAGAAGAAATGCTGGAAGAATTGGCTGATATGCTTGAAGGAGAATCTTTTTGGTTTTACCTAGAGGTTGTGAGTGAGTTTAACGAACAAAGCGTTCATCAACTTCAAAAAATAAAGCAGATTTTACAAGACCAGGCATCGGGTATTATTTTGAAAAACATCAATCAAGAGCTTCCTGAAAACCTTAAAGGGTATACCGTAACACTGGTTTCGAAAACCGCTAAGAAAAGCGGATGGTGCTGGGAATATGAGGGAGTCTATGTCTCGGGTGAGCCAGTAGGGTTTGTTGAAAAGTTAAATGCCGATGGAAAAGTTCAGTCAAGCATGTTGAAGCAGTTTATGCAATCTTTACCAAATGAGCTAAATGGTGCGCCTTTTTTTGTCGGTGGAGAAAAGATTGATATAGACCAAGTGAAAAACTTAAAAATTGTCGGTGAAATTATGGGCTATTAGGTTTATTGTCTTTGGGTTTAAATAAAAGTTTGTTAATATCTTTTCCTTAACTTTTTAGAAAGTGGCTTAAATAATTAAAGTTGTGCTTTGAAACATATGTCAGTTGAATCGATAATCGAAATAAAAAATTTAAGTTTTTCTCGTGGTGATCGCAAAATCTTTGAGGATCTTTCGTTGAATATCCCGGCGGGAAAAGTGACGGCGATTATGGGGCCAAGCGGTACTGGGAAAACAACGTTATTAAAACTGATAGCAGGGCAGTTGCAGCCTGATAGTGGACAAGTGTTGGTAAACGGGGAAGATGTTCATCAGTTAAGAAGAAAAAAATTGTATGAACTGCGTCGAAAAATGGGCATGCTTTTTCAAAGTGGTGCTTTATTAACAGATTTAAATGTCTTTGATAATGTGGCCTTTCCGGTTCGCGAACATACAAAGCTTCCGGAAGAAATTATTCGTCCTTTGGTGTTGATGAAACTACAAGCTGTTGGATTAAGAGGTGCGCAGGCATTAAAAGTTTCAGAATTGTCTGGTGGCATGGCTCGACGGGTTGCCTTGGCAAGAGCCATTGCATTGGATCCTGACATGATTTTTTATGACGAGCCTTTTGTTGGACAGGATCCGATTACGATGGGAGTGTTGATTGAGCTCATACGCAAACTAAATGACAGCCTTAATTTAACCAGCGTGGCGGTGTCACATGATGTGAATGAAGTATTATCCATCGCAGACTACGCCTGTGTTCTGTCAGAAGGAAGGATTATTGCTGAAGGCACGGCTGAATCCTTACTGGAGTCTTCTTCGGACTATGTTCAGCAGTTTTTGAAAGGCTTGCCCGATGGCCCTGTTCCCTTTGATTACCCAACCAAACCTTACTTACAGGATTTAAGCTTATGAATCCGTTGTTTCGATTACTGATCAGCCTGGGTGAATCAGCTTTAAGGATATTTACCAGTTTTGGACGGGGTGCTATCTTTATTTTATCGTTATTACCCGCACTGCCTTATTCCATTTTGAGATTAGATTTACTGGTTAAACAAGTCTATTTTTCAGGCGTATTGTCTTTGCCAATCATTTTGACGGCAGGCCTGTTTGTCGGTATGGTCTTAAGTTTACAGGGTTATAACGTGTTGGTTGATTATAACTCTGAAGAGGCGGTTGGCACGATGACCGCTTTGTCTTTATTGAGAGAGTTGGGGCCTGTGGTGGCTGCTTTATTGTTTGCAGGTCGCGCCGGCTCGGCATTAACCGCTGAAATTGGGTTGATGCGGTCAACAGAGCAGTTGTCAGCCTTAGAAATGATGGCGGTCGATCCGTTAAAATTTGTATTTTCGCCACGTTTTACAGCGGCTTTAATTGTACTGCCAATGCTGTCACTAATGTTTATTGCCATGGGGATTTTGGGTGGTTACATTGTCGGTGTTGGTTGGCTTGGCGTCGATGAAGGCGCTTTTTGGACTCAAATGAATGAACACGTTGACTGGAATGAAGATGTGCTGAATGGCATTATTAAATCAATTGCATTTGCAGTTTTGATTGCTATCGTTGCTTTATTTCAAGGGTATGATGCTATTCCAACGTCAGAAGGGGTCAGTCGGGCAACCACTCGCACGGTTGTTCATTCTTCATTAGGAGTGTTAGGGCTGGACTTTATCTTGACAGCGATCATGTTTCACTAAATAAATAGATTTAACAACAGAGCAACAAATTTTTAGGATAAAAAGAATGACTCGACGAAAAATAATTGAAATTTGGGTAGGCGTTTTTGTCTTGCTGGCAATGATTTCTTTGATCATGATTGCCTTAAAAGTCAGTAACTTTCAAGGTCTTCAAGAAAAGCCGACTTACCAAATTAATGCCTTGTTCAGTAATATCGGTGGTTTAAAAGTGCGCTCTCCCGTTAAAATCAGTGGTGTTGTCGTGGGGCGGGTCAGTGATATTTCGGTTGATAAGACGACATATCAAGCACGCGTAAAGATGCAAATTTACAAGGATTATGATGAGCTTCCTTTAGATACATCAGCGTCTATATTAACGTCGGGCTTGCTTGGAGATCAGTATATTGGCTTGGAACCCGGAGCGGATGATGTGTATTTAAGAGAGGGTGACCAGCTCGACTTGGTTCAGCCAGCTTTGGTCTTGGAAGAGTTGATCGGGCAGTTTTTAACCAAATTTGCAGACAGTGGAGACAGTTCAAAATGAATTATTTTAAACCCTTTTTGTTAATGCTCTCACTTTTAGGGTTTAGCGGTGGTGTTGCTTGTGCTCAACCTATTTCACAAGACAACCCTGAAACGCTTGTTAAGGAGCTTTCAGAAACAGTTGTATCCGAAGTTGATGCTCGACGAGAAGAACTGGAAGCAGACCCTCAAAAGATTAAAGCTTTTGCAGATGAATTTGTTCTACCCTACGTTGACACCCCCAAAATGGCGCGTTATGTAATGGGGCGTTATTGGAGAACCGCAACGAAAGCTCAGCAAGAAGCATTTGTTGATGCCTTTACGAACACGTTGTTACGGTCATACTCTAAAAGTATCCTAAAGTTAAAAGTCACCAGTATTGTGGTTGAAAAAATGATTGAAACACGCGAAGGGCGTGCATCTGTCAAAACTGAAGTCACACAAGCCGATGGTAATAAGTCGACCGTGGTTTACCGGGCTTATTGGAACAAGAAAAAGCAAAAGTGGTTTTTATACGATGTTTCTATTGAAGGAATTAGCATGTTGTTGAACTATCGAAAATCTTTCGCATCGGAATTTCAAAAATCAGGTATTGATGACGTGATTAAAGGGTTGGTCATCAAAAATAATGAATCAAAATTGGTTGAGCCAGAAGAGAGCTAAGCAATGATGGTTGTTAATGTGTCAAAGGAAACAGTCGCGATTGTTGAAGAGAATCTGATTAAGCTTTCAGGACACATCAATATGGATGCGGTTTCCAACTTTTATGCGCAAGGTATTAAAAGCTTGATGACCCCGATAGAGGTGGTTGACTGTTCGAAAGTGAAAGAAGCCGATTCTTCCTGCTTGGCATTATTGCTGTATTTTCAATCACTAATTGATCACCCTTTAAAGGTGTTGTCGTTACCTGATGACCTGAAAGTACTCGTCAATCTGTATAACTTGGATGATGTTTTTCATTTTTCTTAATTGTATCGCTCATTATTAAATCAGTGTGTTTTGATACATTTCTTTTTACATTCTAAATTGGTTTTAGGGGTTTTAACTTATGTCAGCTCCCGCTGTTTCATTTCAGGCTGTTAAAAAGCAGTATGGTTCTTTAGACGCCTTGAAAGGGGTGTCTTTTGATGTCAGGCCTGGTAGTTTTTTTGGCTTGTTAGGTCCGAATGGGGCCGGAAAATCCACTTTGATTAACAGTATGGCGGGTTTGGTCAAGCCGACATCCGGTAAGATTTTGGTGAATGGGTACGATGTGAATACCGATTACCGTCAAGCTCGCCGTTATTTAGGCGTGGTTCCGCAGGAATTGATTTCGGATCCGTTTTTTACTTTACGTGAGCTGTTGGATATTCAAAGTGGTTATTTTGGTTTAAGAAGTCGTGAGCAAAAATTATGGATTGATGAGTTGCTGGAGCGCTTAGCCTTAACAGATAAAGCCAATTCTGTAACCAATGAGTTGTCCGGTGGGATGAAACGAAGAGTGTTGATTGCCATGGCGCTGGTTCATCGCCCGGAAGTATTGGTGTTGGATGAACCGACAGCAGGGGTTGACGTCGACTTGAGGCGCACACTTTGGGAATTCACTAAAGAGTTGCATAAAAAAGGTCATACAATCATTCTAACCACGCATTATTTGGAGGAAGCGGAAGCGTTGTGTGAAGAGGTTGCCATTGTAAAAGGAGGTGAGCTTAAAGCCATGGAGACCACTTCTGATCTGCTGTCTCGCCACAACTACCGTTATTTGAGAGTTGTTTTGGAGGCTTCAGCAGGGTTTGAGGAGAAAAAGTTATCCCCTGAGTTAAAAGAACGTTTTATTGAGCAGGATGCGAATGGCCTGATGTTTAAATTGGAAAAGAATGTGCCTTTAAATCAAATGTTAAGCTGGCTGTCCCAAAGTCATTTGAGTGTGAGAGATCTGACTAGTCGAGATGCGACTTTGGAAGAAGTCTTTTTAGATTTAACAGGAGAGGCTTAAGATGGAAACAAATTGGATTGGATGTTGGGCACTTTTTGTTAAAGAAGTGCGTCGTTTTTACTCGGTGGCTGTACAGACAGTATTTGCACCGGTGGTCTCTTCATTGTTGTATTTGTTAATCTTTGGGCAAGTGATTGACACCAAAATTGAAGTGTTCAGTGGTTTGTCGTATAGTCAGTTTTTGATTCCAGGTCTGGTGATGATGACGATTCTGCAAAATGCATTTTCGAATACCTCGTCGAGTCTGATTCAATCTAAAATGCATGGCAATTTAACATTCGTGATGCTGAGTCCCATTTCCCCTTTAGAATTCTATCTTGCCTTTGTTGGCGCTTCCATTGTGCGAGGTCTGGCTGTCGGGTTAGGGGTGTTAGTCGTAGGGATTGTTGGGTTTGACATTGCCTGGCAATCACCAATGTGGATTTTATTGTTTGCTGTATTGAGTGCGGCAATCATGGGTGGCGTTGGTATGACGGCCGGAATTTTATCCGATAAGTATGATCACTTGGCGGCATTTCAAAACTTTATCATTATTCCATTAACCTTTTTGAGTGGGGTTTTCTATTCAATTCATGCGTTGCCTGACTTTTGGCAAGTGTTTTCACACTTTAATCCTTTCTTCTATATGGTAGATGGGTTTAGGTATGGTTTTTTTACGCAATCGGATGTCTCTATTTATTTAAGTTTAGCCGTAACAACGCTGTTCTTTTTAGGCATCACTGCGATAAATCTGATTTTATTGTATAAAGGCGTTAAAATACGCAACTAAATTTTAAAATGACTTTCAATAAGTTAAAAAGTGAAGAATAAAGTATGTCCCCAGAAAAAATTCGCGAGATGATTCAATCAGTCATTGAAGATGCTCAAGTTAAAATGAGCGGAGAAGATTGTAATTTTGCCATTGAAGTGACCAGTGCTTCGTTTGAAGGAAAATCGCCTTTGCAACGTCATAGAATGGTCAATGATATCTTTAAAGATGAATTTGCCAGTGGTGCATTACATGCCTTGTCCATCAAAACCAAGTTGCCTGAGTAAACCATGGATAAACTAGTCATTGAAGGACCATGCCAGCTTGAGGGATCGGTACAAATTTCAGGTGCAAAGAATGCGGCTTTGCCAATCTTGATGGGGTGTTTGTTATCTGAAACACCTGTCGTATTGTCTAATGTTCCGCATTTAAAAGATGTGACAACGACCATTCAGTTGCTTGCAACGATGGGGGTTGAAGTGATGTTTGATGAAGAATTAAATATTGAAATTGATGCTTCAAACATTACCACTAAAGAAGCGCCTTATGAATTGGTTAAAACCATGCGTGCTTCTATTTTGACGATGGGGCCTTTATTGGCTCGTTTTGGTGAAGCGAAAGTGTCATTGCCTGGCGGTTGTGCCATCGGGTCACGCCCAGTCAATATTCATATTGAAGGCATGCAGAAAATGGGCGCTGAAATCAAAGTTGAGCAAGGCTATATTATTGCCACGGCTGACCGATTGGTGGGTGCGGATATTACAATGGAACCTGTAACTGTAACAGGGACTGAAAACCTTTTGATGGCAGCGGTATTGGCCGAAGGTCGTACTACGCTGAGAAATGCTGCGAAAGAGCCTGAAGTGTCTGACTTAGCGCATTTTTTAAATAAAATGGGCGCGAAAATCAGTGGTATTGATACCGATACGCTTGTCATTGAAGGGGTTGAAAAGCTAACCGGTGTGTCTTATCGAGTGATACCGGATCGAATTGAAGCTGGTACTTATCTTGCCGCAGCCGCTTTAACCCAAAGCTGTGTGACCGTAAAAGAGGTTGTTCCAGACCATCTAACTGCCGTGTTAGATAAATTTACAGAGGCGGGTGCCTTGGTAACAACGACTGATAACACCATTACATTAGATATGCGTAACCGTTCTTTGAAACCAGTCAATATTGTTACGGATCCTTATCCAGCGTTTCCAACGGATATGCAGGCTCAGTTTGTCGTGATGAATTGTTTGGCGGAAGGGGAAGCAAGTGTGGAAGAGACCATTTTTGAAAACCGCTTTATGCATGTTTCTGAGCTGGTCAGAATGGGAGCAGATATTCATGTTGAAGGGAATGTGGCTCATACCAAAGGCGTGGACCAATTAATTGGTGCTCCGGTCATGGCCACTGATTTAAGAGCTTCTGCAAGTTTGATTTTGGCAGGATTAGTCGCAAAAGGTGAAACGGTCGTCAGTCGTATTTACCATATTGATCGTGGTTACGAGCTGATTGAAGAAAAATTTCATAAGCTAGGCGCCCACATTTACCGAGCAAATTAATAACTATGATGGTTCTTAAAAGGACCATCACTGTTTAACCCAATATTCAATAAAAGTTTATAAGAAGATAGAATTATGGCAGACCAATTAACGATTGCCTTATCCAAAGGTCGAATTTATAAAGATACGCTTCCGCTTTTGGAAGCTGCAAATATTATTCCGCAGGAAGATCCAAGTAAGTCGCGTAAGTTGATTATTCCGACAAACCACGAAAATGTGCGTCTTTTAATTGTGCGTGCAACTGATGCACCAACCTATGTCGCTCATGGCGCTGCGGATATCGGTGTGGCTGGGAAAGATGTTTTGATGGAAGCGCCATCGGATAACTTAAACGAACTGCTGGATTTAAAAATTGCGAAATGTAAATTGATGGTGGCCGGGCCAAAAGAGGCGAAACCGCATGGACATCGTTTGAAAATTGCGACCAAATATATTCAATCAGCGAAAGCTTATTATGCACAACAAGGTCAACAAGTTGATTTGATCAAGCTTTATGGCTCAATGGAAATTGC
It encodes the following:
- a CDS encoding KdsC family phosphatase — translated: MSIEQHLIDKASKIKLLILDIDGVLSDNKLIYGDDGLEYKAFFTRDGHGMVMLQKSGIEIGIITGRKSPLTEKRMQDLKVKHLYQGVPDKLPTFLNLVEKLGLHFNEIAYIGDDILDLPILTRVGLSVCPLDADHEVKPRVDYISKFKGGQGCVREICELILKSQDLWQAHMDFYLRKEV
- a CDS encoding calcium/sodium antiporter translates to MTSSLILPLIVLFVGLALLVWSSDIFIEGAASTAIHMNISPLIIGVVVLGFGTSAPEILVAILASIDDSPGLAIGNVVGSNIANIGLVLGVTAIISPVVIKSSLLKREFPILLAISLVGILLMLDQDLDFTDGIILLALLLIVMTWMIRANKNINPNDPLAEETIEELEDLPKLSNQKALSFLILGLVILMISAKMMVWGAVEIAHFFHVPEMIIGLTIVAIGTSLPELAAAITAAKKGEADLMIGNILGSNLFNLLAVMSMPALIAPSVIDNATLLLDYPIMLALTLAMLLVALPRKGKAVITKTEGYILLISFIGYMLLLYFRSVAG
- a CDS encoding DUF72 domain-containing protein — its product is MDNLIIGTQGWESESWLDSFYQEDMPEDWRLDYYSNFFECVLVEESVWRSWSEEMLEELADMLEGESFWFYLEVVSEFNEQSVHQLQKIKQILQDQASGIILKNINQELPENLKGYTVTLVSKTAKKSGWCWEYEGVYVSGEPVGFVEKLNADGKVQSSMLKQFMQSLPNELNGAPFFVGGEKIDIDQVKNLKIVGEIMGY
- a CDS encoding ATP-binding cassette domain-containing protein; translated protein: MSVESIIEIKNLSFSRGDRKIFEDLSLNIPAGKVTAIMGPSGTGKTTLLKLIAGQLQPDSGQVLVNGEDVHQLRRKKLYELRRKMGMLFQSGALLTDLNVFDNVAFPVREHTKLPEEIIRPLVLMKLQAVGLRGAQALKVSELSGGMARRVALARAIALDPDMIFYDEPFVGQDPITMGVLIELIRKLNDSLNLTSVAVSHDVNEVLSIADYACVLSEGRIIAEGTAESLLESSSDYVQQFLKGLPDGPVPFDYPTKPYLQDLSL
- the mlaE gene encoding lipid asymmetry maintenance ABC transporter permease subunit MlaE: MNPLFRLLISLGESALRIFTSFGRGAIFILSLLPALPYSILRLDLLVKQVYFSGVLSLPIILTAGLFVGMVLSLQGYNVLVDYNSEEAVGTMTALSLLRELGPVVAALLFAGRAGSALTAEIGLMRSTEQLSALEMMAVDPLKFVFSPRFTAALIVLPMLSLMFIAMGILGGYIVGVGWLGVDEGAFWTQMNEHVDWNEDVLNGIIKSIAFAVLIAIVALFQGYDAIPTSEGVSRATTRTVVHSSLGVLGLDFILTAIMFH
- the mlaD gene encoding outer membrane lipid asymmetry maintenance protein MlaD; the encoded protein is MTRRKIIEIWVGVFVLLAMISLIMIALKVSNFQGLQEKPTYQINALFSNIGGLKVRSPVKISGVVVGRVSDISVDKTTYQARVKMQIYKDYDELPLDTSASILTSGLLGDQYIGLEPGADDVYLREGDQLDLVQPALVLEELIGQFLTKFADSGDSSK
- a CDS encoding MlaC/ttg2D family ABC transporter substrate-binding protein translates to MNYFKPFLLMLSLLGFSGGVACAQPISQDNPETLVKELSETVVSEVDARREELEADPQKIKAFADEFVLPYVDTPKMARYVMGRYWRTATKAQQEAFVDAFTNTLLRSYSKSILKLKVTSIVVEKMIETREGRASVKTEVTQADGNKSTVVYRAYWNKKKQKWFLYDVSIEGISMLLNYRKSFASEFQKSGIDDVIKGLVIKNNESKLVEPEES
- a CDS encoding STAS domain-containing protein, giving the protein MMVVNVSKETVAIVEENLIKLSGHINMDAVSNFYAQGIKSLMTPIEVVDCSKVKEADSSCLALLLYFQSLIDHPLKVLSLPDDLKVLVNLYNLDDVFHFS
- a CDS encoding ABC transporter ATP-binding protein, coding for MSAPAVSFQAVKKQYGSLDALKGVSFDVRPGSFFGLLGPNGAGKSTLINSMAGLVKPTSGKILVNGYDVNTDYRQARRYLGVVPQELISDPFFTLRELLDIQSGYFGLRSREQKLWIDELLERLALTDKANSVTNELSGGMKRRVLIAMALVHRPEVLVLDEPTAGVDVDLRRTLWEFTKELHKKGHTIILTTHYLEEAEALCEEVAIVKGGELKAMETTSDLLSRHNYRYLRVVLEASAGFEEKKLSPELKERFIEQDANGLMFKLEKNVPLNQMLSWLSQSHLSVRDLTSRDATLEEVFLDLTGEA
- a CDS encoding ABC transporter permease, with translation METNWIGCWALFVKEVRRFYSVAVQTVFAPVVSSLLYLLIFGQVIDTKIEVFSGLSYSQFLIPGLVMMTILQNAFSNTSSSLIQSKMHGNLTFVMLSPISPLEFYLAFVGASIVRGLAVGLGVLVVGIVGFDIAWQSPMWILLFAVLSAAIMGGVGMTAGILSDKYDHLAAFQNFIIIPLTFLSGVFYSIHALPDFWQVFSHFNPFFYMVDGFRYGFFTQSDVSIYLSLAVTTLFFLGITAINLILLYKGVKIRN
- a CDS encoding BolA family protein, producing MSPEKIREMIQSVIEDAQVKMSGEDCNFAIEVTSASFEGKSPLQRHRMVNDIFKDEFASGALHALSIKTKLPE
- the murA gene encoding UDP-N-acetylglucosamine 1-carboxyvinyltransferase, with amino-acid sequence MDKLVIEGPCQLEGSVQISGAKNAALPILMGCLLSETPVVLSNVPHLKDVTTTIQLLATMGVEVMFDEELNIEIDASNITTKEAPYELVKTMRASILTMGPLLARFGEAKVSLPGGCAIGSRPVNIHIEGMQKMGAEIKVEQGYIIATADRLVGADITMEPVTVTGTENLLMAAVLAEGRTTLRNAAKEPEVSDLAHFLNKMGAKISGIDTDTLVIEGVEKLTGVSYRVIPDRIEAGTYLAAAALTQSCVTVKEVVPDHLTAVLDKFTEAGALVTTTDNTITLDMRNRSLKPVNIVTDPYPAFPTDMQAQFVVMNCLAEGEASVEETIFENRFMHVSELVRMGADIHVEGNVAHTKGVDQLIGAPVMATDLRASASLILAGLVAKGETVVSRIYHIDRGYELIEEKFHKLGAHIYRAN
- the hisG gene encoding ATP phosphoribosyltransferase, with amino-acid sequence MADQLTIALSKGRIYKDTLPLLEAANIIPQEDPSKSRKLIIPTNHENVRLLIVRATDAPTYVAHGAADIGVAGKDVLMEAPSDNLNELLDLKIAKCKLMVAGPKEAKPHGHRLKIATKYIQSAKAYYAQQGQQVDLIKLYGSMEIAPLIDLADKIVDLVDTGNTLKANGLVPEEHIADISSRLIVNEHAYKTKFKQINDIVEKFRAAI